The region CGGAAGATTAAGCTCCTTACGCTGGTCATCGGCCAGCGGAACATACGGATTATTCAGATCCACGGAATAGACGCCCAGGTATGACCGGGCTATACGGCCTTTGGAGGTAAGCTCATTGGCTGTGTCTACTACACGATTGGCGGGAATTGCAAAACCTAATCCCTCTACCCCCGTATCGGAGATCTTCATCGTATTGATTCCAATCACCTTGCCGTCCAGATCCACCAGAGCACCCCCACTGTTGCCCTCGTTAATGGCCGCATCCGTCTGGATCACTTCCTGCTCCCAATCGTACACACCGTCCTGGTTCAGTGACACCGGTATCGTCCGCTCTGTATAGCTGACAATGCCGGAAGTTAGTGTATCCCCAAGCCCTAGCGGGTTACCGATGGCAATAACAGTTTCACCCAGACGCAGCTTGGAGGAATCCCCAATCTCAGCAATCCGGTCGATTCCCTTGCCGTCAATGGAGAGCACAGCAATATCACTCACCTTGTCGGCACCCACCAGCTCCGCCTTGTGTGTCACACCGTCTACTGTAACCACTTCAAGCTTGCCGGCACCCTCAATGACATGGTTATTCGTGATGATAAAGGCCTTATTGTCGTCCTTCTTATAGATAACTCCTGAGCCTAGAGCCGATTCATCGAGAATATTAAGTTCCTTATTGTCTTTTTTATGATTAATGATGCTCACTACCGCAGGGCGGATATGTGCAGCAGCCTGAATAATCCGGTCATACGGATCTGCACTGCTCGCAGCCACCTTATCAATAACCACCGGGGCCTGAACTCTCTCCGTGGTGAACTGTCCCGTTACCAGACTGAACAGCAGCACAGCCGCTACAGCACTGCAGACAGAGCTGATCAGCGAGATCTGCCAGGTTGCCAGCGACCGCTTCGATTTGCGTACAGCCCACTTGCCGTCAGCATATCCGCCGGTTGATTTAGATTTGCCGCTTTTGCGCCGTGACACCTTGGTTGAATAAAAATCATCATCGAATAATCCCATGTTACACTCTCTCCCCTCTATTGCCACCGCATTCACGACCTGAACGCCAAGCAACCACGCCCGAGCTTAACCGCTATATCTCTTAGACTTCACGAAGTACTAAAAGGTTTCACTTGATTTATTCACCACATTCCAGTGGGTTCTAAGCGCAAGGGATGTCTATTATTCTAATAAGCTACTAAAAAGTTTAACAGCTTGTATCCGGAATATTTTGCAACTTAAAAGACTACAATAGGATTAGAACGCTCTATATGATTGTATCACAGGCAGCCGCGCTGCCCACATGTTTTCTATGTTAAATAAATGTAAATTATTCACAGCCTCACTATAACCTATTTCACAAGGAGGGCCGGACTATGGAGTCTTTTTCAACAAGTAAGGATCTGGTTCAGTTCATTGGCAAGCTGGGGGACCTTAAGGATGAGCATTATCAGCTGATTCTTGTCCAGCATGCAATGATTGAGCTGTTAATTGATAAAGGTCTATTCTCCCGCCAGGAGCTGGAGCACAAGATTACCGAGGTTGACCGCCTTATGACTGGCTCACCTTATCCCATGGCGTAGGCCGGTCATAGTAGGTGTCACAGAGCCTGAACTCACTGTCTTTGTAAAAGCAGCCCCGGTCCTCCATCGCCCCGCGCACGGACATCTTCGCCAGATCCATCATATTATGGTCTCTGCTTAAGTGGGCCAGATAGGCGCGCTTGGTCCGCCCGCTTAGAATCTCGCTGAGCGCTGCTCCTGCCGCTTCATTGGACAGATGCCCAAGATCGCCGAGAATCCGCCGCTTCGTATTCCAGGGATAACGCCCCATCCGCAGCATTTCGATATCATGATTCGACTCCAGCACAAGCACATCGGCATCCGATATAGCCGTTCTCACCTTGTCGCTGACATACCCGAGGTCTGTCGCTACACACAGCTTCTCCTTGCCGTCATAGAAATTGTAAGCTACCGGCTCCGCAGCATCGTGGGAGATGGCGAAGGATTCCACCCGCATGCTGCCGAAATCCCGGTGCTGGCCGGTCTCCATAATGACCCTGTTATGCTCCTCAATCTTGCCGATCCCCTTCTCTATGGCTCCCCAGGTGTTCGAATTCGCATAGATCGGAAGATTATACTTGCGGGCCATCGCGCCCAGCCCCTTAATATGATCCGAATGCTCGTGGGTCACAAGAATCCCGTCCAGCTCCGCTCCCGTCAGCTCACGCATGGCCAGCAGCTCGTCAATCCGCTTCGCACTCAGACCCGCGTCGATCATAAGTGTGGTCTCGCCGTTACGCACCACTGTCACATTCCCGGTAGAACCGCTGGACAGTACTGTAAATGAAATCCCCATATCTCTCCTGCTCCTTCTACTCTGTTGTCTTCGGACTGATAATATCCGCACTGATCGCATCCATATAATAGGCACTGCCGTCCTCCAGCATGAACCGCCACATCGGCGAAGCCACCTGGCTCTCGGAGTTAAACAACTCTCCGTAATAGCCCAGCTCAATCTCCTTCACTGCAGCACCCGCAGGAAAATACTTCTCGATCAGACTGCTAAGCGCCTGCGATGCCGGGAGAACCTTCTGCAGATCCTCGCTCCGGCTTGCTGCGATCTCAATCTTCGGCCAGCGGTAGGCCACAATCTTCTGGTCACTGTTGATCAGCTCCAGCCGCACTCTGAACAGAGACCACTTGTTATCCACCAGCGGATGCAGGACGAACTTGCCGACCTCACTCTCCTGTGAATCGAACCGGTAATTGGCAATGTCGGGAATCTGGCCCTTCAGCAGATTGCTAAGTTCCGAGAACGAGGAGTACATCAGCTTGCTGTCGACCGGCTCCTTAAGCTTCACAGGCAGTTCATTCTGCTCTTCGGCCGAATAACGGTACGTGATATCAGGCAGCTGTGGAGTGCCAGCCGGAATCGGGCACAGCAGCCTGATGTTCTTCTCTTCCATCACCGCCTTAGTCTCAGCAGACAGGGAAGTGAAGTCAAGTCCAGCGCTGACCTGATCACGCACATCAATCCATAGCTGATAGCACAGCAGCAGATTCAGCACCAGAAAGGCATATATCAATACACTCTTAGCCCTTCCCCAGTCCATAACGTCCCTCCTCGAATCGTATCCTGTCCGCTTGGTTTATCTCCGCCCTAATTCAATGTAAGCTCACTGCCGTCACTGAGTGTAACCCGCCAGACCGGATGAAGCTGCAGCTTCTCCCCGGCCAGCGCAGGCATATAGGCAGGCGTAAGCTCAATGATCCGCAAGGAGCTGCCGATCTGCGCCAGCCGCTGCTTCAGCAGTTCGCCGCCGGGCAGCTCAACAATGGTCTTTTCAGACTTTTCCTCATTCGTGTACATCAGGGAGCGCTCATAGGAAGAGACCGTTCCCTGCTGGAGCTCCAGATGGATTACGCCATACTGAAGCTGCGGATTGCTCATAATCGGATAGGAGCCGGACGGATAAGCGCCATAATATTGCTGAAAAGAAACCTTGCGGTCCTGCCGGCTCTCCTCCGTAGCAGCCAGCCTGTAGGTTCCGTTCCAGCCGCCATGGTTATTGACAAATTCCACCGCCACCAGTGCATCCTTCGCCGGTGTGCTGTCCCCGTCCGGAAGTGCTGCAGGATCACTATAACTCATCCAGTTCTGCTCCTGGTCCACCTGCAGGCTGCGTTTGCTGTCCGTATAGATTTTGGAGCCGTCCTTCTCAGGAATATACCTTGTATTGCCTGCATCGAAGAACAGATTGCTTTGCATTTGCTCAATGGTATACATACTCGCAGGCATCACAACTTTAACCAGCGGAACATCCGCCTCAGGGACATAATACTCACCGTTTACGGCTGTATACTGCGTCAGATTCTTACCGAAGTCCACATGCTGCTGCACATCCTGGACCGTAAGATCAGCCTTAGCCGCCTCGTACACAATATCCCCGCGTGTGCTGAAGAAGATAACATGGGCTTTGGAGTCATTTTTGATATTGTAGATCCAGATCCGGTCAATGCTCTCCCCCTCGAACAGCGAATCTGACGAGATCTGCATAACCCGCTGCAGCAGCGTTACCGGAATGCCTGCCCCGAACGACAGCTCAATGCCCGGATTCTCACTTCGGATCTTGTCCCAGTCGAAATCCTGTACGGACCGCCGCTGGAAGCTCTCGAAACTGCGGCCCTTCAGGCGGTTCATAATCAGGTTATAGAAAGTGGAGCTGGGGTAGAACAGTGTATGCTTGTCTCCGCCCATATGAATAATCATTTTATCGGGGTAGAGCAGGTTCTCCACCTTTTCCTTCGGCCCCATATTATCCGTCTTCACATATAAGGTCTTCGACAACACTGCCGAGTCGCTGCCGGGCAGCCTGTAGATCAGATAATAGCTCTCCACGAGACTTCCGAGTATAAGCAAGACCAGCATCCATGACTTGATTCTCTCCTTCACGCCTCACTCCCCCTTTGCTTCATCAAAGGCAGCGTGAACGTGACCAGCGAGCCCTCATTCAGCTCCGATTGCAGGGAAATGGAGCCGCCGTGGGCTTTGACAATTTCCCGGGCAATGGACAGGCCCAGACCTGTTCCGCCCATATTCCGCGAGCGCGCCTTATCAACCCGGTAGAAGCGTTCAAAGATGCGTTCAATATCCTTCTTCGGAATCCCAATCCCGGAGTCGCGGACAGACACGGCCAACATGCCGTCCTCGTTCTTATGCGCCTCCAGCTGAATACTCCCGCCTTCCGGCGTATACTTGAGGGCATTGGAGACCAGATTACCCAGCACCTGGTCAATCTGGTCCCGGTCCAGCCACGCAGTAGCGACATCCTTGCGCACCCTCGTGCTGATATGAATCCGCTTCTGGCGGATCTGGAAGGAGAAGCGGTCGGCCACATCCTCCAGCATCTCGGAGATATCCGTCTGCTGAATGCGCAGGCTGGATTCCTTGGAATCGAGCCGCGACAGATGCAGCAGATCCGTAACCAGCCGGATCATGCGCTCCGTCTCGTTGCGGATAACTCCGACGAACCTCACGGCGAGCTGCGGATCTTCGAGTGCGCCGTCATCCAGCGCCTCCGCATAGCTCTTGATCGTCGTAAGCGGCGTCCGCAGCTCATGCGATACATTCGCCACGAACTCCCGGCGGGACTCCTCCAGATTCTCCTGCTCCGTAACATCCTGCAGCACCGCAATCGTCCCGGCGATCCGTCCGCCTTCACGGCGTTGGATCGGGGTGAAGGTCACCCGCACAATATTGGGGTCCTCTCCACCCATGGGAGACAGATGAAGCATAGCCGACTGAGGAATGCCTTGGGTCACCGAGACGGACTGCTCAGGCTCCAGCCCTAGCAGTCCGCCGAGCGAGGCCCCGGCAGGAAGGGGGCCTTCCGCGCCCAGCATCAAGGCGGCGCGTGTATTCATCAGAATCACCGCGCCGCTCTCATCTGTGGCTACGACACCGTCACTCATATTGGCAAGAATGGAGGACAGCTTCTCCTTCTCCTCTTCGTTCTGCAGCAGCGCCTCGCGCAACCGGTCTGTCATATAGTTGAAGGCCTGGCTCAGCTGGCCAATCTCATCATTGCCGAACACGGGAACCTTCCGGTTGAAGCGCCCTTCCGCCACAGCCGTAGCATGCTTGGTCATCTCCTTAATCGGATGCGTAATCGTATGCGCGAGGATAACTCCCAGCACTGCCGTGAGCGCCAGCGCCAGCAGCAGCCCCGAGAGGAACACACTGTTAATCCGGCTCATGGTGGCATATAAGTCTTTCATATCAGCAGCTATATAGATGGCACCTACCACCTTATCACCGGAAATTACCGGCTTCGCTACTACCTTTTTGCGCACATTATCATCAGCGATGATATATTCCTCATTATCGCTGATGCCCTGCAAGGCGCGGCTGACCACGGTCTGCGTGTTCCGCTGGCCGACATAGTCATTCTGTGAAGGGATCGAGGTGGTGATAATCTTGCCGCTCGCATCCAGCACCTGAATTTCTGCGCCATTGATATACAGATTGTTCACCATGCCGCGCAGGCTCTCCACAGCCGATTCCTCATCGGCTGTGCCCGTCTCACTGCCGAATTTGTCAGCGGTGAGGATCGAGAGCATTTCGGCCCGGGCCTTCAGGTCCTTGGTGAAGTTATCCGTCAGCGAGTTCTTCATCGAGCTGACAAAGTATACGCCGATCAGCTGCATCGCAATCAGAATCAGCAGTACATAGATCACGATAAGCCTGGCCTGGATCGTCCGGAAAAAGGACAGTGCCTTCATTACAACCCTCCGTTTTTGGGGCTATGCATCAAATAACCGAGTCCGCGCCGGGTATGAATATACTCCGGCTTGCTGGGATTCTCCTCAATTTTTTCTCTGAGCCGGCGGATGGTCACATCCACTGTCCGCACATCGCCGAAATATTCGAAGCCCCACACAGCCTGCAGCAGATGCTCCCGGGTCATTACCTTGCCCGCATGGCGGATCATATAATAGAGCAGCTCATATTCACGATGCGTCAGATCCAGAGGCTCACTATCCTTGTACACCATATACATATCCGTATCAATGAATAATCCGAAATGATAGACCCCCTGCTTGCTCTCCACCGCTTCACTCGGCGCTTCCGACTGCGATGGCTTATGCTGGCGCCGCATTTGGGCCTTAACTCTGGCCAGCAGCTCACGTGTACTGAACGGCTTGGTCACATAATCATCCGCACCGAGCTCAAGACCCAGCACTTTATCGATCTCTCCATCCTTCGCGGTAAGCATAATGATAGGAATATCCAGATGGGCAGAGCGTACCTCACGGCAGACATCCATTCCGTCCTTGCCGGGCAGCATGAGATCCAGCAGCATCAGATCGGGGCGTTTGGACAGAGCCAGCTCCACCGCACTGTTGCCGTCGAAGGCGCAGATGACCTCATAGCCCTCTTTTTCCAGATTGAATTTCAATATATCAGCAATAGGTTGTTCATCATCCACTACCAGAATCGTTCCCATTTGCATATGCTCAGCTTCACCTTTCTAACGGTACTCGAAACCCTGATTCCTTTATTTTAACATACCTGGCTGGGCGTCACATCAAATTACCCCCGCAAAGTGAGGCTTTAGCTTCGAGGAGAACTCAGATACTTTCCGTGAGATACAAAAACCGCCCGAAATCATCCGGACGGCAGGGAATTATAGAATGGAAGCCTATCTGTCATTCATTACTTTAGGTATTTCATCGGATTGATGGCCGTCCCGTTCTTGCGGATCTCAAAATGCAGGTGCGTCCCCGTCGAGCGCCCGGTGCTGCCCATAATGCCGATGGAACTTCCCTGTCCCAGCTTCTGTCCGGTTGAGACCGAGATACTGCTTAAATGCCCGTAGTACGTAACGTATCCGTTGTTATGGTCAACAATCACCACATTGCCATAACCGTTCTGCACACCGGCGAAGCTGACCGTCCCTGCATCCGCAGCCTTGATCGTGCGGTTGCCCGATACCAGATCGACTCCCTTGTGTGTGCGTCCCCATCGCTCGCCGTAGCTGCTGGAGATCATCGCTCCGCTAACCGGCCAGGCGAACATTCCTGTTCCTTCACCTACAACCTTGGTACCAGAATAGACCACTTCAGGCAGAGAAGCCTTTACTACGCTCTGACCCAGCCACTCCTCCTGAACCACCTGTCCGTTCTCTTTGGTCAGCCTGTACTTCATCGTTTTGAGCCCGGTTTGTCCGGGACGGACTACCTTCCGCTTGCCTGCCGGCAGCTGGTCACTCTTGCGGATAATCACCTCAGGCTCCGTGACCACCTCTTCGGTTACCTGTTCTACGGTCACTACCGTAAGGTCAGGCTGCGGCACCGTTAGCTGCAATTCATCCCCAATCTGCAGACTAAGCTCCTTCACCTCAGGATTATTGCGGAAAATCTCCGCCTGGGTAATGTTGAACCGGGAAGCAATAGCAGAGACTGTGTCGCCTTCCTGAACCGCATAGCGCAGCGGCGCCTCTCTGCCTTCGGTGAGTACCTTCACTGCTTCTTCTACGCTAAGCACCTTATTGGGATCTGCCTTCACCGGAACGATGTTGACTTCCTCCCGGATCTTGACTGACTCCACCTGATCATTGGCGGCTGAACCAGCCGCTCCCGCCTTGGCTGCCGTCTTCTTCAGCTTCGCACCCGGAGCTGCCGCATTCTGCGGAGCGTAATGCGCCTTAACGGCCTGAAGCACTGCCGCCGCCGTCTCCTGATCCTTCACAATTCCCAGCGGTTCTCCGTCCACAGCCAATTGTACGCCTACGGCATAAGCCTTGAGCATACCATCCAGCTTGTCCAGTGTAGCTTCGCTGTTAACCTCCGGCTTGTAAGCCCGCTCGGCCTCGGTAGTAATACCGCCGGTCTGCAGGACCATCACAGAGTCAGGATATTTGAGCTGATATTCCCGTCTCTTCTCCTCGAACAGCTTGTTCAACTCCGCCTGCTGGTTCAGCGCACCAATCTCCTCGCCGTTCACCAGCACCTTATAATAGGTTACTGTATTCGCTGTCACCTGCTTCTTCTGTGCCCCCACCAGGAAGGTGGTCAGCAGAACGAGACCGGCAGAAGCCAGTACCCATGAACGCCGGCGGCGGCGGGATTTCATATCCGGCTGAAAGACACGGGGTTCCCCCGAAGTCATTGCATCCTTACCTTGTTCACCTGCTGCACCAGATCCTGTGGATGCTTCTGCACGGTTCCGCAGGTTCCCCATCCGGCGTATAAACTTAAATCCTTTCATGAAACTCTCCCTTTCGGCTATAAAAACAAGAATGTATATGCTCTTCGCGCATCCGATTTGCATGAGTACGAATATGACTGTGTGACGCCTTCGAAAAAGGTTACAAAATATTAACCCTTATTAGTCCTTTTTTACTGTACCATAGCATGCAGAAAAATTTCAACTTTGCTCCCATAGCAAAACCCGCGAAATTCGCGGGTTTTTTCCCAAAATATGCGTTTTAAACGGTGGTCCCGTGTCCAAAAAGTGACAATTATTAATTCTGATTCGGCTCTCCACTATCTGGTGTAAGCATTTTCATCAGCGTCTTATATTCATCCTCATCAACGTACTTCGCAATGATACCCTGCAGTTCCGTAACTTCGCTCTCTGTCAAGCCGCCTTCCAGGGCAGCGGAGATCTTAATCATCTCCTCCTGCGGGAGCTTGTTCATGAGAATATTGAAGATATTGGATTTGGTATTAGCGGGCAGATTCTCCTTCAGGTCATTCATTGCCTCCGGCGTCATCACCAGATTCTGGTCCAGCCCTTGCTCACTTTGTTCTTCTCCTGCCTCCGCTTGCCCCATCACAGGCAGCGCGTTGTCCGGCACCGTCTCGTCCACCGTTTTCTCTTGATTATTCCCGGATTTCCCGCCGCTGCCATTCTTCTTCTCCCCGTCCGTCTTGCCCGCATCAGCCTCCTTGGTGGAGCTTTTAGTCTCGCTTGAGGCCGCTTTGGAATTTTCCTTGGGGGCCCCCCCGCTGCCGCCCATACCGGTCAGACTCTTCACGAAGCCGCCGATTCCCGGCCCTGGCCCGTCCAGCTTGATATCGAAGCTGGCCAGCACCGACTGGATATACGTATTCACCACATAGGCCGTTGTCAGCATGGACAGGCCGCTCGCCAACACCACAATCAGGCAGACGCTCAGCGCACGCTTCACTATTTTCACCATCATCTCTCCCTTGCACCCTGCTCTATTCAACCTCTGAAGAATCAGTTCGCTATTGATCCCATTCTCACAGTATTGACTAGAACAACGCCCGGGAAACGTCACCGAAGCATAGAAAAGCTGTTTCCCTGCTGAAAAATCATCTGGACACACAGAAACAGGAGCCTCACCGAGGCCCCTGCTCCTATACGTATCTATTTAGTTCTGCTTCGGTCTAGATATAGATTGGCAGCACTTGATTAGTCTGTTCACGGTTGCGGCCTACAGAGAAGATCGAGATCGGAATCCCGGTCAGCTCCGATACACGTTCCACGTATTTGCGTGTGTTGGCCGGCAGATCCTCCAGCGTCTTCGCCCCAGTGATGTCCTCACTCCAGCCTGGAAGCTCCTCGTAGACTGCTTCACATTCTGCCAGCATTTTTAGGCTAGCCGGGTAATGTGTGATAATGTCTCCACGGTACTTGTAGCCGGTGCAGATCTTCACAGTCTCAAGACCGCTCAGAACGTCCAGCGAGTTCAGCGACAGGCCGGTGATTCCGCTGACGCGGCGGGCGTGACGCACCACTACACTGTCGAACCAGCCTACGCGGCGGGCGCGTCCGGTTACTGTTCCGTACTCATGGCCGGTCTCGCGGATATAATCACCGGTCGCATCGTTCAGCTCTGTAGGGAACGGACCGTCGCCGACGCGGGTAGTATAAGACTTAGCCACACCAATAACCTGCTTGATCTTGGACGGGCCTACGCCAGAGCCAATGCAGACTCCGCCAGCTGAAGGATTCGATGAAGTTACGAACGGATAAGTTCCTTGGTCGATATCCAGCATAACGCCCTGTGCGCCTTCGAACAATACTCTGGATTCCGCATCAATCGCATCATTCAGCACCACCGAAGTGTCAGTTACATAGCCGCGCAGCACTTCTGCATACTCCAGATATTTGGTCAGAATCTCTTCCACATTCAGCGGCTCAGCACCGTATACCTGAGTGATCACCTGATTCTTCTCTTCCATCAGTGGACGAAGTCTCAGCTCGAATTCCTCAGCGTCCATCAGATCAGCAATCCGGATGCCGTTACGGGCAGCCTTATCCATGTAGCACGGGCCGATTCCCTTGCGTGTGGTACCGATTTTGTTCGGTCCTTTGCGGTCTTCCTCAAGTGCATCCAGCACCATATGATAAGGCATAATGACATGCGCACGATCACTGATTACCAGGTTCTTCGTATCAAAGCCATTGTCATGAATATAATTAATTTCTTGGATCAGCGCTTCCGGGTTGATAACCATTCCGTTGCCGATAACACAAGTCTTCTCTTTATAAAATACACCAGATGGAATCAAGCTCAGCTTGAACTTCTTTCCGTCAATCAGAATCGTGTGACCGGCATTGTTACCCCCTTGATACCGGGCGACCACATCTGCACTTTCCGCCAGAAAATCCGTGATCTTGCCTTTGCCTTCGTCTCCCCATTGTGTTCCCACGACGACTACCGTTGACATGTACATTCCTCCGTAGGTGCTAGCAAGCACCATTATTTTTCCGCTTATCATAGGGGCTCTGTACGCGCTTCATCTTGTACGCAGCCCTCCGGACACCAGGCGGGCAGGCCGCCAAAGCACAATAATCAGTGTAACAGCGGCACTTTTTAAAGTCAAATAAAAACGAACGATCACAGACTGGAATGTGCGATCGTTCGTGTATTGTGCGAAATTTGCCTAACCTGCAAATGGTTCTGCATGGGCCCGCTCGTAGTTGACGAACTTGTTGAAGTTCTTGAGGAATACAAGCTCTACCGTCCCTACCGGACCGTTACGCTGCTTGGCAATAATAATTTCGATAATATTCTTCTTCTCGGTATCCTGATTGTAATAATCATCACGGTACAGGAACGCTACGATATCCGCATCCTGCTCGATAGAGCCTGATTCACGAAGGTCACTCATCATCGGCCGTTTGTCCTGGCGCTGCTCCACACCGCGGCTGAGCTGGGACAGGGCAATGACGGGAACGTCAAGCTCACGGGCAATCTGCTTCAGGGTACGGGAGATTTCCGATACCTCCTGCTGGCGGTTCTCCCCGGCCTTGCCCCGGCCCTGGATCAGCTGCAAGTAGTCGATGACAATCATTCCGAGTCCCTTCTCCTTCTTCAGCCGGCGGCATTTCGCCCGGATATCGGTCACCGTAATGCCTGGGGTGTCGTCAATATAGATTTCGGACTCGGACAACGACTGGATACCCATCGTGAGCTTGGACCAGTCATCATCACTCTTGAAATCACCGGTACGCATAATATTGGCATCCAGATTCGCCTCAGCGCAGATCATACGTTGAACCAGCTGGGGGGCCGACATTTCCAGACTGAAGATGGCTACTGTCTCCTTCGCCCGCACCGCCACATTCTGCGCGATATTCAGGGCGAAGGCCGTCTTCCCGACGGATGGACGGGCCGCCACAATAATTAAGTCATTGCGCTGGAAGCCGTTTGTCATATGGTCCAGGTCAACGAACCCGGTGGGAATCCCCGAGGTTCCGCCTTTATTCTGATGGAGCAGCTCCACCCGGTCGAATACCTGCATCAGCACATCGCGGATGGCAATGAACCCGCTGCCGCTGCGGCGGTTCGAAATCTCCAGAATTCGCCGCTCGGCGTCAC is a window of Paenibacillus sp. FSL H3-0469 DNA encoding:
- a CDS encoding trypsin-like peptidase domain-containing protein, which translates into the protein MGLFDDDFYSTKVSRRKSGKSKSTGGYADGKWAVRKSKRSLATWQISLISSVCSAVAAVLLFSLVTGQFTTERVQAPVVIDKVAASSADPYDRIIQAAAHIRPAVVSIINHKKDNKELNILDESALGSGVIYKKDDNKAFIITNNHVIEGAGKLEVVTVDGVTHKAELVGADKVSDIAVLSIDGKGIDRIAEIGDSSKLRLGETVIAIGNPLGLGDTLTSGIVSYTERTIPVSLNQDGVYDWEQEVIQTDAAINEGNSGGALVDLDGKVIGINTMKISDTGVEGLGFAIPANRVVDTANELTSKGRIARSYLGVYSVDLNNPYVPLADDQRKELNLPSTVTDGVVVLDAVGPAKDAGLQLNDVITKFNDKPITSTLSLRKYLYDHTKIGDKLKITFYRNGEVKQTTVQLLEKPEE
- a CDS encoding MBL fold metallo-hydrolase, producing MGISFTVLSSGSTGNVTVVRNGETTLMIDAGLSAKRIDELLAMRELTGAELDGILVTHEHSDHIKGLGAMARKYNLPIYANSNTWGAIEKGIGKIEEHNRVIMETGQHRDFGSMRVESFAISHDAAEPVAYNFYDGKEKLCVATDLGYVSDKVRTAISDADVLVLESNHDIEMLRMGRYPWNTKRRILGDLGHLSNEAAGAALSEILSGRTKRAYLAHLSRDHNMMDLAKMSVRGAMEDRGCFYKDSEFRLCDTYYDRPTPWDKVSQS
- the yycI gene encoding two-component system regulatory protein YycI, with the protein product MDWGRAKSVLIYAFLVLNLLLCYQLWIDVRDQVSAGLDFTSLSAETKAVMEEKNIRLLCPIPAGTPQLPDITYRYSAEEQNELPVKLKEPVDSKLMYSSFSELSNLLKGQIPDIANYRFDSQESEVGKFVLHPLVDNKWSLFRVRLELINSDQKIVAYRWPKIEIAASRSEDLQKVLPASQALSSLIEKYFPAGAAVKEIELGYYGELFNSESQVASPMWRFMLEDGSAYYMDAISADIISPKTTE
- the yycH gene encoding two-component system activity regulator YycH, which translates into the protein MKERIKSWMLVLLILGSLVESYYLIYRLPGSDSAVLSKTLYVKTDNMGPKEKVENLLYPDKMIIHMGGDKHTLFYPSSTFYNLIMNRLKGRSFESFQRRSVQDFDWDKIRSENPGIELSFGAGIPVTLLQRVMQISSDSLFEGESIDRIWIYNIKNDSKAHVIFFSTRGDIVYEAAKADLTVQDVQQHVDFGKNLTQYTAVNGEYYVPEADVPLVKVVMPASMYTIEQMQSNLFFDAGNTRYIPEKDGSKIYTDSKRSLQVDQEQNWMSYSDPAALPDGDSTPAKDALVAVEFVNNHGGWNGTYRLAATEESRQDRKVSFQQYYGAYPSGSYPIMSNPQLQYGVIHLELQQGTVSSYERSLMYTNEEKSEKTIVELPGGELLKQRLAQIGSSLRIIELTPAYMPALAGEKLQLHPVWRVTLSDGSELTLN
- the walK gene encoding cell wall metabolism sensor histidine kinase WalK → MKALSFFRTIQARLIVIYVLLILIAMQLIGVYFVSSMKNSLTDNFTKDLKARAEMLSILTADKFGSETGTADEESAVESLRGMVNNLYINGAEIQVLDASGKIITTSIPSQNDYVGQRNTQTVVSRALQGISDNEEYIIADDNVRKKVVAKPVISGDKVVGAIYIAADMKDLYATMSRINSVFLSGLLLALALTAVLGVILAHTITHPIKEMTKHATAVAEGRFNRKVPVFGNDEIGQLSQAFNYMTDRLREALLQNEEEKEKLSSILANMSDGVVATDESGAVILMNTRAALMLGAEGPLPAGASLGGLLGLEPEQSVSVTQGIPQSAMLHLSPMGGEDPNIVRVTFTPIQRREGGRIAGTIAVLQDVTEQENLEESRREFVANVSHELRTPLTTIKSYAEALDDGALEDPQLAVRFVGVIRNETERMIRLVTDLLHLSRLDSKESSLRIQQTDISEMLEDVADRFSFQIRQKRIHISTRVRKDVATAWLDRDQIDQVLGNLVSNALKYTPEGGSIQLEAHKNEDGMLAVSVRDSGIGIPKKDIERIFERFYRVDKARSRNMGGTGLGLSIAREIVKAHGGSISLQSELNEGSLVTFTLPLMKQRGSEA
- the yycF gene encoding response regulator YycF, yielding MQMGTILVVDDEQPIADILKFNLEKEGYEVICAFDGNSAVELALSKRPDLMLLDLMLPGKDGMDVCREVRSAHLDIPIIMLTAKDGEIDKVLGLELGADDYVTKPFSTRELLARVKAQMRRQHKPSQSEAPSEAVESKQGVYHFGLFIDTDMYMVYKDSEPLDLTHREYELLYYMIRHAGKVMTREHLLQAVWGFEYFGDVRTVDVTIRRLREKIEENPSKPEYIHTRRGLGYLMHSPKNGGL
- a CDS encoding M23 family metallopeptidase; the encoded protein is MKGFKFIRRMGNLRNRAEASTGSGAAGEQGKDAMTSGEPRVFQPDMKSRRRRRSWVLASAGLVLLTTFLVGAQKKQVTANTVTYYKVLVNGEEIGALNQQAELNKLFEEKRREYQLKYPDSVMVLQTGGITTEAERAYKPEVNSEATLDKLDGMLKAYAVGVQLAVDGEPLGIVKDQETAAAVLQAVKAHYAPQNAAAPGAKLKKTAAKAGAAGSAANDQVESVKIREEVNIVPVKADPNKVLSVEEAVKVLTEGREAPLRYAVQEGDTVSAIASRFNITQAEIFRNNPEVKELSLQIGDELQLTVPQPDLTVVTVEQVTEEVVTEPEVIIRKSDQLPAGKRKVVRPGQTGLKTMKYRLTKENGQVVQEEWLGQSVVKASLPEVVYSGTKVVGEGTGMFAWPVSGAMISSSYGERWGRTHKGVDLVSGNRTIKAADAGTVSFAGVQNGYGNVVIVDHNNGYVTYYGHLSSISVSTGQKLGQGSSIGIMGSTGRSTGTHLHFEIRKNGTAINPMKYLK
- a CDS encoding adenylosuccinate synthase gives rise to the protein MSTVVVVGTQWGDEGKGKITDFLAESADVVARYQGGNNAGHTILIDGKKFKLSLIPSGVFYKEKTCVIGNGMVINPEALIQEINYIHDNGFDTKNLVISDRAHVIMPYHMVLDALEEDRKGPNKIGTTRKGIGPCYMDKAARNGIRIADLMDAEEFELRLRPLMEEKNQVITQVYGAEPLNVEEILTKYLEYAEVLRGYVTDTSVVLNDAIDAESRVLFEGAQGVMLDIDQGTYPFVTSSNPSAGGVCIGSGVGPSKIKQVIGVAKSYTTRVGDGPFPTELNDATGDYIRETGHEYGTVTGRARRVGWFDSVVVRHARRVSGITGLSLNSLDVLSGLETVKICTGYKYRGDIITHYPASLKMLAECEAVYEELPGWSEDITGAKTLEDLPANTRKYVERVSELTGIPISIFSVGRNREQTNQVLPIYI